A window from Gossypium raimondii isolate GPD5lz chromosome 7, ASM2569854v1, whole genome shotgun sequence encodes these proteins:
- the LOC105788916 gene encoding eukaryotic translation initiation factor 5 isoform X1, with product MALLNIGAGNSDDAFYRYKMPKMITKIEGRGNGIKTNIVNMVDVAKALARPASYTTKYFGCELGAQSKFDEKTGISLVNGSHDTAKLARLLENFINKYVQCYGCGNPETEIFITKNQMIQLNCVACGFVSDVDMMDKLTSFILKNRAEPKKRSDKKAMKRAEKERPKKREAAAAATDDVQWQTDTSMEAARQRIKEQLTVATADMVMLSTEKKPKVTTKASNKGQMIALLEALFEGIEKGFAKEVIKKKNYLALAAKDKESQLLLLKAIESFCGKANSNALKEVALVLKTLYDVDVLEEEYVLQWHQQGLKGKNKGSQIWKNVKPFIDWLQSAESESEEE from the coding sequence ATGGCATTGTTGAACATTGGTGCTGGAAATAGTGATGATGCCTTCTACAGGTATAAGATGCCAAAAATGATCACCAAGATTGAAGGTCGAGGAAATGGCATTAAAACAAACATAGTCAACATGGTTGATGTTGCAAAGGCATTGGCAAGGCCTGCTTCTTATACAACCAAGTATTTTGGTTGTGAGCTTGGTGCACAGtctaaatttgatgaaaaaacAGGGATTTCTCTTGTTAATGGATCCCATGACACTGCTAAACTTGCAAGACTTCTTGAAAACTTTATCAACAAATATGTGCAGTGTTATGGTTGTGGAAACCCTGAAACTGAGATATTTATAACTAAGAATCAGATGATACAATTGAACTGTGTTGCATGTGGTTTTGTTTCTGATGTTGATATGATGGATAAGTTGACAAGTTTCATATTGAAAAATCGAGCTGAACCGAAGAAGAGGTCAGACAAGAAGGCGATGAAGAGAGCTGAAAAAGAGAGACCCAAGAAACGTGAAGCTGCTGCCGCTGCTACTGATGATGTGCAATGGCAAACTGATACATCAATGGAGGCAGCTCGGCAGCGAATAAAGGAGCAGTTGACTGTTGCAACAGCAGATATGGTCATGTTATCAACCGAAAAGAAACCGAAGGTGACGACCAAGGCAAGCAACAAGGGACAGATGATTGCTCTGTTAGAGGCCTTATTTGAAGGCATTGAGAAAGGGTTTGCAAAAGAAGTGATTAAGAAGAAAAACTACCTTGCTCTTGCTGCTAAAGACAAGGAATCTCAGTTGCTTCTACTTAAAGCCATAGAGTCATTTTGTGGAAAAGCTAACTCAAATGCATTGAAGGAAGTTGCTTTAGTTTTGAAAACACTCTATGATGTTGATGTATTAGAGGAGGAATATGTACTTCAATGGCATCAACAAGGTTTGAAAGGGAAGAACAAAGGGTCTCAGATATGGAAGAATGTAAAGCCTTTTATTGATTGGCTTCAAAGTGCAGAATCAGAATCTGAAGAAGAATGA
- the LOC105788938 gene encoding uncharacterized protein LOC105788938 isoform X1 → MMGDHFVLLVDRLLTESTLEAAIESKKQLQLGMPSTSKHDIIDFSSMDDNVGSSPSKLVECRICHDDDEDLNMEIPCSCRGSLKYAHRKCVQRWCNEKGDIVCEICHQQFKPGYTAPPPLFHYGSVPMNFRGNWEISRRDLPTPHFITVVTEDRDFLETEIDDYSAPRSRSLICCRVIAITVSLSLSHTNTRTSGSNFNNNVIHLHAYLQFMVLLVLRHTLPVVISGAGDYSLTLFTLLMLRAIGIMLPIYIMVKAFTAIQRRQHHQDPQFSLDASDEESDLPQLHPPHSRLIRVH, encoded by the exons AT GATGGGAGACCATTTTGTGTTGCTTGTGGACCGGCTATTGACTGAATCCACCCTTGAAGCTGCTATTGAGAGTAAAAAACAATTACAACTAGGCATGCCCTCAACAAGCAAACATGATATAATTGACTTTTCATCTATGGATGACAATGTTGGTTCCTCTCCAAGTAAATTAGTAGAATGTAGGATTTGTCATGATGACGATGAAGATTTGAACATGGAGATACCCTGTTCTTGTCGTGGCAGCTTGAAG TATGCTCACCGTAAATGTGTGCAGAGGTGGTGCAATGAAAAGGGTGACATAGTCTGTGAGATTTGCCACCAG caatttaaGCCCGGTTATACGGCACCGCCTCCTTTATTTCATTATGGAAGTGTTCCTATGAATTTCAG AGGGAATTGGGAAATTTCAAGGAGAGACTTGCCGACTCCGCATTTTATAACAGTAGTCACCGAAGATCGTGATTTTCTGGAAACTGAGATCGATGATTACTCAGCTCCTAGATCTCGAAGCCTGATATGTTGTCGCGTCATTGCTATAACTgtatctctctctctctctcacacaAACACACGCACATCGGGCTCGAATTTTAACAACAATGTCATTCATTTGCATGCTTATTTGCAGTTTATGGTTCTTCTGGTTCTACGCCACACTCTTCCGGTCGTAATCAGTGGCGCTGGAGACTATTCATTGACATTGTTCACG TTACTAATGTTGAGAGCCATTGGGATTATGTTGCCTATATATATCATGGTTAAAGCTTTTACTGCTATCCAACGCCGCCAACACCATCAG GATCCTCAGTTTTCCCTTGATGCATCGGATGAAGAAAGTGATTTACCGCAATTGCACCCGCCGCATTCACGTTTGATTCGAGTACATTAG
- the LOC105788938 gene encoding uncharacterized protein LOC105788938 isoform X3: MMGDHFVLLVDRLLTESTLEAAIESKKQLQLGMPSTSKHDIIDFSSMDDNVGSSPSKLVECRICHDDDEDLNMEIPCSCRGSLKYAHRKCVQRWCNEKGDIVCEICHQQFKPGYTAPPPLFHYGSVPMNFRGNWEISRRDLPTPHFITVVTEDRDFLETEIDDYSAPRSRSLICCRVIAITFMVLLVLRHTLPVVISGAGDYSLTLFTLLMLRAIGIMLPIYIMVKAFTAIQRRQHHQDPQFSLDASDEESDLPQLHPPHSRLIRVH; encoded by the exons AT GATGGGAGACCATTTTGTGTTGCTTGTGGACCGGCTATTGACTGAATCCACCCTTGAAGCTGCTATTGAGAGTAAAAAACAATTACAACTAGGCATGCCCTCAACAAGCAAACATGATATAATTGACTTTTCATCTATGGATGACAATGTTGGTTCCTCTCCAAGTAAATTAGTAGAATGTAGGATTTGTCATGATGACGATGAAGATTTGAACATGGAGATACCCTGTTCTTGTCGTGGCAGCTTGAAG TATGCTCACCGTAAATGTGTGCAGAGGTGGTGCAATGAAAAGGGTGACATAGTCTGTGAGATTTGCCACCAG caatttaaGCCCGGTTATACGGCACCGCCTCCTTTATTTCATTATGGAAGTGTTCCTATGAATTTCAG AGGGAATTGGGAAATTTCAAGGAGAGACTTGCCGACTCCGCATTTTATAACAGTAGTCACCGAAGATCGTGATTTTCTGGAAACTGAGATCGATGATTACTCAGCTCCTAGATCTCGAAGCCTGATATGTTGTCGCGTCATTGCTATAACT TTTATGGTTCTTCTGGTTCTACGCCACACTCTTCCGGTCGTAATCAGTGGCGCTGGAGACTATTCATTGACATTGTTCACG TTACTAATGTTGAGAGCCATTGGGATTATGTTGCCTATATATATCATGGTTAAAGCTTTTACTGCTATCCAACGCCGCCAACACCATCAG GATCCTCAGTTTTCCCTTGATGCATCGGATGAAGAAAGTGATTTACCGCAATTGCACCCGCCGCATTCACGTTTGATTCGAGTACATTAG
- the LOC105788916 gene encoding eukaryotic translation initiation factor 5 isoform X2, with amino-acid sequence MPKMITKIEGRGNGIKTNIVNMVDVAKALARPASYTTKYFGCELGAQSKFDEKTGISLVNGSHDTAKLARLLENFINKYVQCYGCGNPETEIFITKNQMIQLNCVACGFVSDVDMMDKLTSFILKNRAEPKKRSDKKAMKRAEKERPKKREAAAAATDDVQWQTDTSMEAARQRIKEQLTVATADMVMLSTEKKPKVTTKASNKGQMIALLEALFEGIEKGFAKEVIKKKNYLALAAKDKESQLLLLKAIESFCGKANSNALKEVALVLKTLYDVDVLEEEYVLQWHQQGLKGKNKGSQIWKNVKPFIDWLQSAESESEEE; translated from the coding sequence ATGCCAAAAATGATCACCAAGATTGAAGGTCGAGGAAATGGCATTAAAACAAACATAGTCAACATGGTTGATGTTGCAAAGGCATTGGCAAGGCCTGCTTCTTATACAACCAAGTATTTTGGTTGTGAGCTTGGTGCACAGtctaaatttgatgaaaaaacAGGGATTTCTCTTGTTAATGGATCCCATGACACTGCTAAACTTGCAAGACTTCTTGAAAACTTTATCAACAAATATGTGCAGTGTTATGGTTGTGGAAACCCTGAAACTGAGATATTTATAACTAAGAATCAGATGATACAATTGAACTGTGTTGCATGTGGTTTTGTTTCTGATGTTGATATGATGGATAAGTTGACAAGTTTCATATTGAAAAATCGAGCTGAACCGAAGAAGAGGTCAGACAAGAAGGCGATGAAGAGAGCTGAAAAAGAGAGACCCAAGAAACGTGAAGCTGCTGCCGCTGCTACTGATGATGTGCAATGGCAAACTGATACATCAATGGAGGCAGCTCGGCAGCGAATAAAGGAGCAGTTGACTGTTGCAACAGCAGATATGGTCATGTTATCAACCGAAAAGAAACCGAAGGTGACGACCAAGGCAAGCAACAAGGGACAGATGATTGCTCTGTTAGAGGCCTTATTTGAAGGCATTGAGAAAGGGTTTGCAAAAGAAGTGATTAAGAAGAAAAACTACCTTGCTCTTGCTGCTAAAGACAAGGAATCTCAGTTGCTTCTACTTAAAGCCATAGAGTCATTTTGTGGAAAAGCTAACTCAAATGCATTGAAGGAAGTTGCTTTAGTTTTGAAAACACTCTATGATGTTGATGTATTAGAGGAGGAATATGTACTTCAATGGCATCAACAAGGTTTGAAAGGGAAGAACAAAGGGTCTCAGATATGGAAGAATGTAAAGCCTTTTATTGATTGGCTTCAAAGTGCAGAATCAGAATCTGAAGAAGAATGA
- the LOC105788956 gene encoding non-specific lipid-transfer protein A has product MEKKFMGFSWSLVGVLMFIMILIAKSKSVDAITCQEALLSLMPCRPFLTGGESTPVATCCSAVANINAAASTTAIRKDLCRCLEAASRSEGVDPDKAKQLPQLCGVTVAISFDPTINCDTIK; this is encoded by the exons atggagaagaaaTTCATGGGATTTTCTTGGTCGCTTGTTGGGGTTCTTATGTTTATCATGATTTTGATAGCGAAATCAAAATCTGTGGATGCAATAACATGCCAAGAAGCTTTATTGTCACTGATGCCTTGTCGGCCTTTCTTGACCGGCGGGGAATCCACACCCGTTGCAACATGTTGTTCCGCGGTGGCTAATATCAACGCCGCCGCTAGCACCACTGCAATTCGCAAGGACTTGTGTCGTTGTCTCGAGGCAGCTAGTCGTAGTGAAGGTGTTGATCCCGACAAAGCTAAACAGCTTCCTCAATTGTGCGGTGTTACTGTCGCCATTTCCTTTGATCCTACCATTAACTGCGACAC GATCAAGTAG
- the LOC105788938 gene encoding uncharacterized protein LOC105788938 isoform X2 → MGDHFVLLVDRLLTESTLEAAIESKKQLQLGMPSTSKHDIIDFSSMDDNVGSSPSKLVECRICHDDDEDLNMEIPCSCRGSLKYAHRKCVQRWCNEKGDIVCEICHQQFKPGYTAPPPLFHYGSVPMNFRGNWEISRRDLPTPHFITVVTEDRDFLETEIDDYSAPRSRSLICCRVIAITVSLSLSHTNTRTSGSNFNNNVIHLHAYLQFMVLLVLRHTLPVVISGAGDYSLTLFTLLMLRAIGIMLPIYIMVKAFTAIQRRQHHQDPQFSLDASDEESDLPQLHPPHSRLIRVH, encoded by the exons ATGGGAGACCATTTTGTGTTGCTTGTGGACCGGCTATTGACTGAATCCACCCTTGAAGCTGCTATTGAGAGTAAAAAACAATTACAACTAGGCATGCCCTCAACAAGCAAACATGATATAATTGACTTTTCATCTATGGATGACAATGTTGGTTCCTCTCCAAGTAAATTAGTAGAATGTAGGATTTGTCATGATGACGATGAAGATTTGAACATGGAGATACCCTGTTCTTGTCGTGGCAGCTTGAAG TATGCTCACCGTAAATGTGTGCAGAGGTGGTGCAATGAAAAGGGTGACATAGTCTGTGAGATTTGCCACCAG caatttaaGCCCGGTTATACGGCACCGCCTCCTTTATTTCATTATGGAAGTGTTCCTATGAATTTCAG AGGGAATTGGGAAATTTCAAGGAGAGACTTGCCGACTCCGCATTTTATAACAGTAGTCACCGAAGATCGTGATTTTCTGGAAACTGAGATCGATGATTACTCAGCTCCTAGATCTCGAAGCCTGATATGTTGTCGCGTCATTGCTATAACTgtatctctctctctctctcacacaAACACACGCACATCGGGCTCGAATTTTAACAACAATGTCATTCATTTGCATGCTTATTTGCAGTTTATGGTTCTTCTGGTTCTACGCCACACTCTTCCGGTCGTAATCAGTGGCGCTGGAGACTATTCATTGACATTGTTCACG TTACTAATGTTGAGAGCCATTGGGATTATGTTGCCTATATATATCATGGTTAAAGCTTTTACTGCTATCCAACGCCGCCAACACCATCAG GATCCTCAGTTTTCCCTTGATGCATCGGATGAAGAAAGTGATTTACCGCAATTGCACCCGCCGCATTCACGTTTGATTCGAGTACATTAG